The proteins below come from a single Mercenaria mercenaria strain notata chromosome 3, MADL_Memer_1, whole genome shotgun sequence genomic window:
- the LOC123524016 gene encoding store-operated calcium entry-associated regulatory factor-like, with translation MERLSVFIKLLLIFISLQSLSGAKSDRVLLTDVSALTLHHGKMTNSRRTSPVPQLKCTGGSAAGMFKPQTVQCINRGSDGYDVQWECKTDMDNSYRFGKLQVTCEGYDYPEDPYILRGSCGLEYTIDLTEEGLERKKSGGQHQYYGGHHHSDDYHDRSNYQYSYSKKASSVMQDLFYLGVIAGIIYIIYKTCIATPNISSDAPPPYDAQDPHRQPSAPPPPYGFRNEYMPGTGGGSCSSGAGYTGGQTFTPPGTNTGGGFWSGAFTGGLMGYLLGNRNNGTYTGYQRPHTSWWGGRNWGTGWGSGWGSGVGSGWGSSWGSNTYTTGTSSRGSGFSSAPRSSGTRTASGFGGTSRR, from the exons ATGGAGCGTCTAAGTGTGTTTATAAAGCTTCTGTTAATTTTCATCAGTCTTCAGTCTCTTTCAG GAGCAAAGTCAGATCGAGTCCTCCTGACAGATGTGAGTGCCCTCACCCTACATCATGGTAAGATGACAAACTCTCGAAGAACTTCCCCAGTACCACAG TTGAAATGCACAGGAGGAAGTGCAGCTGGTATGTTCAAGCCGCAGACGGTCCAGTGTATAAATAGAGGCTCTGATGGGTATGATGTCCAG TGGGAGTGTAAGACAGATATGGACAACAGTTACAGATTTGGCAAACTCCAAGTAACCTGCGAGGGATATGACTACCCAGAAGATCCATACATTCTGAGGGGATCTTGCGGG TTGGAATACACAATAGATCTAACTGAAGAAGGTTTGGAGAGGAAGAAATCGGGTGGCCAACACCAGTACTATGGAGGACATCATCACTCAGATGATTACCATGACAGATCTAACTATCAATATAG CTATTCAAAGAAAGCATCATCCGTTATGCAGGATTTGTTCTACCTGGGTGTAATAGCTGGTATAATATACATCATCTATAAGACATGTATAGCCACACCCAACATCTCCAGTGATGCCCCTCCCCCGTATGATGCACAGGATCCTCACAGACAGCCATCAGCACCACCACCGCCATATGGTTTCCGGAATGAATACATGCCTGGTACAGGAGGAG GTTCATGCTCATCTGGTGCTGGGTATACAGGTGGTCAAACATTCACACCCCCTGGAACAAATACTGGTGGTGGATTCTGGTCAGGAGCCTTCACAGGGGGTCTGATGGGGTATCTCCTTGGTAACAGAAATAATGGCACCTACACAGGATACCAGAGGCCCCATACCAGTTGGTGGGGTGGCAGGAACTGGGGCACTGGATGGGGATCTGGGTGGGGTAGTGGGGTTGGGTCAGGATGGGGTAGTAGTTGGGGCTCAAACACCTACACAACAGGGACGAGTTCAAGAGGCTCTGGATTCTCATCAGCACCGAGAAGTTCAGGAACAAGAACAGCTTCAGGTTTTGGAGGTACTTCGAGGAGGTAA